Proteins found in one Caldisericia bacterium genomic segment:
- a CDS encoding NAD(P)H-hydrate dehydratase: MKVVDTEKIKELDKKAEEEFGISSQVLMENASLSVVASLLKEFSCLKGKHFLIFCGIGNNGGDGFAIGRKIHSLGGDVKFILLGDESKLSFDAKLNFERVKKIKIPILSNPQIEIIKKELDDSEIVIDAIFGTGLKREIEGYIKEVIQLINNSNKFVLSVDIPSGINGDNGIEMGISVNAQIVVTFGLPKIGNLIEDGAEKTKKLYLSYISYPKALYENVNSSIFLNEPLKIKDRKKNTHKKDFGDTLFISGSKKYFGAPFFSSYSFLKSGGGYSRLATVEDVIKSVSLNAREVIFYTLKENRDGTMSKENEEFLIKLSDEVKFVVLGPGIGINEDLEELIKNLIKKIKKPVLIDGDGLTLLSKNKDLLKDREAPTILTPHLGEFSKLTEIPKDEIRKEKIKILKDFSSQFKSYVVLKGYHSLISTPDGKIFINLTGNPCMATAGMGDILDGIIPAMYGLGFNIEESVRMGVFVHGFCGDLIKEKFGENGVVATQMIEYLPLALKEIKENFEEIKKRYSIEVVL; this comes from the coding sequence ATGAAAGTAGTTGATACAGAAAAAATAAAAGAGTTAGATAAAAAGGCTGAAGAGGAGTTTGGGATAAGTTCTCAAGTTTTAATGGAAAATGCATCTTTAAGTGTTGTTGCTTCTCTTTTAAAGGAATTTTCTTGCTTAAAAGGGAAGCATTTTTTAATTTTTTGTGGAATAGGAAATAATGGTGGAGATGGATTTGCCATTGGAAGGAAGATTCATTCACTTGGAGGAGATGTAAAATTTATTTTGCTTGGAGATGAAAGTAAATTAAGTTTTGATGCAAAATTGAATTTTGAAAGAGTTAAAAAAATTAAAATTCCAATTTTATCTAATCCTCAAATTGAAATTATTAAAAAAGAATTAGATGATTCAGAAATAGTTATTGATGCTATTTTTGGGACTGGTTTAAAAAGAGAAATTGAGGGTTATATAAAAGAAGTAATTCAGTTAATAAATAATTCTAATAAATTTGTTTTAAGTGTTGATATTCCATCTGGAATAAATGGAGATAATGGAATTGAAATGGGTATATCAGTTAATGCTCAAATTGTTGTTACATTTGGTCTACCAAAAATTGGAAATTTAATTGAAGATGGTGCTGAAAAAACAAAAAAACTTTATCTCTCTTATATCTCATATCCAAAAGCGTTATATGAAAATGTAAATTCCTCTATTTTTTTAAATGAACCATTAAAAATTAAAGATAGAAAAAAGAACACACATAAAAAAGATTTTGGAGATACTCTTTTTATCTCTGGTTCAAAAAAATATTTTGGTGCCCCATTTTTCTCATCTTATTCATTTCTAAAAAGTGGTGGGGGTTATTCCCGACTTGCAACTGTTGAAGATGTAATAAAATCAGTTAGTTTAAATGCAAGAGAAGTTATATTTTATACTTTAAAAGAGAATAGGGATGGAACTATGTCAAAAGAGAATGAAGAATTTCTAATTAAATTGTCAGATGAGGTTAAATTTGTTGTTTTGGGTCCTGGAATTGGCATAAATGAAGATTTAGAAGAATTGATAAAGAACTTAATTAAAAAAATTAAAAAACCAGTTTTAATTGATGGAGATGGACTCACTTTGCTTTCAAAAAATAAAGATCTATTAAAAGATAGAGAGGCACCTACTATTTTAACTCCTCATTTAGGTGAATTTTCTAAATTAACAGAAATTCCAAAAGATGAAATAAGAAAAGAAAAAATTAAAATTTTAAAAGATTTTTCTTCTCAATTTAAATCATATGTTGTTTTAAAGGGCTACCACTCTTTAATTTCAACTCCAGATGGGAAAATTTTTATTAATTTAACTGGAAATCCATGTATGGCAACTGCTGGAATGGGTGACATTCTTGATGGTATAATTCCAGCAATGTATGGTCTTGGGTTTAATATTGAAGAAAGTGTACGTATGGGTGTTTTTGTACATGGATTTTGTGGTGATCTTATTAAAGAAAAATTTGGAGAGAATGGTGTTGTTGCAACACAGATGATTGAATATTTACCATTGGCTTTAAAGGAGATAAAAGAAAATTTTGAAGAAATTAAAAAAAGGTATTCAATTGAGGTGGTTTTATAA